The following proteins are encoded in a genomic region of Palaemon carinicauda isolate YSFRI2023 chromosome 19, ASM3689809v2, whole genome shotgun sequence:
- the LOC137659157 gene encoding uncharacterized protein → MGACHSLPTIPLSRTRRSLSKSADVCLVAGNGSVIPTHSYETFILSFENCKYIWKFIVADVTLPVLGADFPLHFLLLVDVAHRRLINAEATFQRLIDGILVVLPFCVCYVDDILVFSSSKEEHLRHLCIVLNCLQQNGLVVRYDKCTFDAIEVSF, encoded by the exons atgggtgcttgtcattctcttccgACAataccactctccaggacacgacgtagtctgtctaaatctgccgatgtctgcctggtagctggcaatggatctgtgatacccactcaCAGTTATGAAACCTTCATATTATCGTTTGAAAActgcaaatatatttggaagtttatcgttgctgacgtcacattgccagtccttgGTGCTGATTTCCCATTACACTTCctcctcctggttgatgtagctcaccgacg ccttattaatgctgaggccacttttcaacgtctcatagacgGCATTTTAGTGGTCctgcccttctgtgtatgttacgtggacgacatacttgtgttctcttcctccaaagaagagcacctccgtcatctatgcatcgtgctcaactgcctacaacagaacggccttgtagtccggtacgacaagtgtacctttgacgccatcGAAGTATCGTTCTAA
- the LOC137659158 gene encoding uncharacterized protein, producing MREFKRRVLEDIDIGIEDAQEWWTRNAAVIRRHGKKLLGETSGIILEEKESWWWSEEIEKVVKDKEKTKKRWEESQSREDREMFREKNKVVKLVVAQAKAKAYDDVYNELGTKEGLNKMIKL from the coding sequence atgagagagtttaagaggagggttttggaggatattgatataggaattgaagatgctcaagaatggtggacacgaaatgcagcagtaataaGAAGGCATGGAAAgaagctgctaggagagacatctggtatcatattggaagaaaaggagagttggtggtggagtgaagaaattgagaaagttgtaaaagataaggagaagacaaagaagagatgggaagagtcacagtcaaggGAAGACAGGGAGatgttcagagagaaaaacaaggtggtgaagttGGTAGTAGCTCAAGCTAAAgcaaaggcatatgatgatgtgtataatgagctagggacaaaggaaggattaaacaagatgatcaagctataa